Sequence from the Flavobacterium lindanitolerans genome:
CAGAAACCGGAAAATTATACCACTGCATAAAAAAGAATCCCTGCTTTTGGCAGGGATTCTTTTTTCTCATCTCATCTAAGGGTTTTCTTTTCGTCATATATATTGCTAAAACAGCATCATATTGATGTCGTTGCTTTTCAAAAGCTCAAAATTCGTTTTTAAGAGATTCCTTAATTGCAAATTCTTGTCCTTCATCTTCTTTTTAAGTTCCTCCTTCTTACTGATTAGCTCTTCAGTAAAGCTCGGTTTTTGGAAAAGGTTTCTTTGCTCCGTTCCAAAAGTAATTTTCGTTTCCATTATATAGCAATTTCAAGGTTAGTGGTCTGTGCTTTTCACATCTACAAGATACAACATTTTATCTCCCCCAATGCTAATTTTAACTTAAGTGATGATTAAATAATCTATTTAACAAGAAAAGAACAGCCTTATTGACTGCTCTTTTCTTAAATTTAGTTTATTATTTCTTTATTTCTGCATCTTAAAATAGTAATCCAACGAGTGCTTTCCGCTGCCGTACATGAGAAAAAATACGCAGACAATAAGTGTTATGAGCGATACTATCAGATTCATCACGACCATTGGCCCGGCGAAATTAATCAATACCGCACCAATTAAAATAGGCAGCTGTGCCCATATAGACCATCGCGTCAGGAGTCCGAATACAATCATAATACCTCCCATAATATGGGCAGCAACCACATAATGATAGATAAACATACCTCCATCAAAATTTCCTAATGGAGCAAGTAAATCAATAAGCCTGTGGCTTTCTTTGATAAATGTTACTCCCTTTAAAAACAAGAATACCCCCAAAGCAATCCTTAAAATGTCAATCGGATAAGAAGTATGGGAATTGGCCCATTTGTTCAGCTTTTTAATTTTTATCGTTTCCATGACGAGATAATTTAGAATTACCTATCTAAATTACTAATATTTAAGAACATAAATCATTTTTTTAAGATTAATTTTATGGATCACCAAAGCTGTTTACTAAAAATAGTTTCTGACAAGCCTACATATACTTTGCGGCTCTGCGTCTTTGCTAGCAATATTTTCACGCAAAGACGCAGAGCCGCTAAGTCCGTAAGAGAATATATTATCAGAAATAAAAAAGCAACGCTAAAACGTTGCTTTCTTTTTAATCTTCTTCTTCGACTGTATGTGAATTAGAATAAACCCGCCATTTTGCAATACATTCTTTCATGTCCTCCGGGAGTTCTGTGTCAAAACTCATAAACTCTTTTGTCGTTGGGTGCATAAAGCCTAATGTTTTTGCATGCAGTGCCTGTCTTGGCAATATTTTAAAACAGTTATCAATAAACTGCTTGTATTTTGTAAATGTAGTTCCTTTTAATATCAGATTACCACCATAACGTTCATCATTGAAAAGTGTATGCCCTATGTGTTTCATATGGACACGAATCTGATGCGTTCTTCCCGTTTCCAGCTTACAGGAAACCAAAGTCACGTATCCAAAACGTTCCAAAACCTTATAATGGGTTACCGCATGTTTTCCTTCTCCATCCGGAACTACAGCCATCTGCATTCTGTCTTTGGCATGTCTGGCGATATCTCCGGTAACTGTACCTTCATCCTCTGCTATATTTCCCCAAACCAGAGCAACATACTCTCTTTCTGAAGTTTTTTCCTCAAACTGTTTGGCCAGAAAAGCCATAGCCTGGTCGGTTTTGGCAACAACCAAAAGCCCAGAAGTATCCTTATCAATCCTGTGAACCAATCCCGGACGCTCACTGCTATTCAATGGTAAATTCTCAAAATGATACGCCAAAGCATTCACTAAAGTCCCGGTATAATTTCCATGACCCGGATGAACAACCAGTCCTGCAGGTTTGTTGATTACTATCAGCGCCTCGTCTTCATAAACAATATCAAGCGGGATATTCTCGGGCAGGATAAGATTCTCAAAAGGCGGATGTGATAACAGAACCCTTACAACATCAAAAGCTTTTACTTTGTAATTCGATTTTACCGGAACATCATTAACATAGATATTCCCTGCCGTAGCGGCCTGCTGTATTTTATTTCTTGTCGCATTTTCAACAAGATTCATCAAAAACTTATCTACACGCAAAGGCGATTGACCTTTGGCTGCCTCAAATCTGTAATGCTCAAACAATTCGTCATCTAACGCCTCGTCTGCAATCGGATTGTCTATCATTCTGCCGTTTCTGTATCTGTATTTTTAATCGTATCCGTTTCAGACTCTTCAAATCCTACTTTTCCATCACCCAAAACCAAATCAATTTTGGATGCTTTTTTCACTTTGTCTCCAACTTTTAATTTCTTGCCGTCAGCATACATTTCCAAAACCATATCTTTTCCCAGATAAGGCTTGTATGTCTTTTTGCCCACTTCAAGACCTAATGCCATAAGAGACGACTCTGTCTGACGCAATGTTTTTTCTATTAAATCCGGCATGGTTACCATTCTGAAATCCGCTGAATTTACTTTGATATAAATTTTTCTGCCATCTTTTACTTTCGAGCCTGGAAGCGGGTCCTGTTGAACGACTGTATATTTTGGAAAATCTTTATTATAATCCACTGTATCCAGCAAAACATACTCTAAATTAAGCTCATCCAGCTTTTCTTCAACTTGCTGCTCTGTCAGTTTTCTCAAATCCGGAACCGTGATTTCGTTGCCATGGTCGGTAGCATAACTAAGCCATTGCAGTAGTAAAAAAACCAATACTATTACAATCCCAAAAGCCAGTAAAAGCTGCTTGAAAAAAGATTTGCTGGTAAGATATTGTCTTAAAGTCATAAAAATTACATTTCGTGCAAAGATATAAAAATACTAAAGGTTTTTAGTTTCAATAATTAGTGATATTTTTGTGAGAGGTTTCGGCAGTTAGCAGATAGCAGTTTCCAGTCTGCAGACTAAACTTTTGATGCTAAACTGTCTAAAATCTGCAATCTTTAAATCCAAAATCTTATATGAACATAGCCGTTGTAATGGGTGGATATTCTGACGAATCAGTAATATCGCTCCGTAGTGGTCAGCTAATCCTTAACAATCTCGACAAGAATAAATACAAAACGTTTGAAGTTCATATTTTATTGGATGGATGGAACGTAATAATAGGAGAAGAAAAATTTCCGATTGATAAATCTGACTTTACGTTTACCCAAAATGGAATAAAGACAAAATTTGATGCCATCGTCAATACAATTCACGGAACTCCCGGCGAAGACGGGCATATGCAAGCGTATTGGGAACTTTTGGAAATTCCGTATTCCGGATGCAATTTTTACCAGTCAGCACTGACATTCAATAAAAGAGATACCTTATCCGTACTTTCAAAATTTAATATCCCAAAAGCAAAATCTATTTACCTTTCCAAAGGCGGTGCGATTAATGCAGAAGAAATAAAAACCGAACTTGGCTTGCCGTTTTTTGTAAAACCAAACCAATCCGGAAGCAGTCTTGGGGTTTCCAAAGTAAACGACTTATCTGAATTTGACAAAGCCCTGGATTTTGCTTTTGCAGAAGACAGCGACATATTAATAGAGTCCTATTTAAAAGGTACCGAAGTATCTGTTGGTGTACTCAATTACAAAGGAGAAACAAAAGTTTTAGGTTTAACCGAAATTGTTCCTCATAACGACTTCTTCGATTACGAAGCCAAATATTTAGGCAAATCTGACGAGATTACACCCGCAAGACTATCCGCAGAAGTAGAACAAAAAGTAAGAGAAACGGCCGCAAAAGTGTATGAGGCTCTTGGTATGTCCGGTTTTTCCAGAACTGATTTTATTGTAATGGACGGAATACCTCATTTTATTGAAATGAACACCAATCCGGGATTATCCGGGCAAAGCATCTTTCCACAACAGGCCGCCTATGCTAAAATTGCCTTTTCGGACCTTTTGGACAATGAAATTGAACTGGCCTTAAAAAGAAAACTATTATGGAGAAAATAGCCGTATTTCCGGGTTCGTTTGACCCTATAACTTTGGGGCACTATGACATCATCAAAAGAAGTATTCCGCTTTTTGACAAAATAATCGTGGCAATTGGTGTCAATGCTGATAAAAAATATATGTTTTCTTTAGACGAAAGAAAACGCTTCATAGAGGAATGTTTCGAAAACCATCCTTCTGTTTCTGTTACTACCTATGAAGGTCTGACAATTGATTTTTGTAAAAAAGTAAATGCAAAATTCATTTTAAGAGGCTTAAGAAATCCGGCCGATTTTGAATTTGAAAAAGCTATTGCACATACAAATCGTAAGCTTTCAAAAATCGAAACCGTCTTTTTACTGACTGCCGCCAATACTTCTTATATCAGCTCAAGCATTGTGAGAGATGTTATCCGAAATGGAGGAGAATACGAATTACTAGTTCCGGATTCTGTTAGAGTAAAATAAAAAAATCAGTGATTTTTTGCCGCTGATTTCTCAGATTCTCACAGATTTTATTGGACTCTATGGAGTTCTTAATCATATTCTTGTTAGATTTTAACGCGGATTAAGTGGATTTACGCCGATTTTCACGGATTTTTGATTCATTTTAATCATCATTCAGACTTTAAATAACTCTTTTTCCCACTGATTATGCAGATTCTCACAGATTTATTGGACTCTATGCAGTTCTTAATCATATCTTGTTAGATTTTAACGCGGATTAAGTGGATTTACGCCGATTTTCACGGATTTTTGATTCATTTTAATCATCATTCAGACTTTAAATAACTCTTTTTCCCGCTGATTTATGCAGATTCTCACAGATTTATTGGACTCTGAATCTCTTTAATCATCTTAATCTGTGGCAAAACATATACTCTTTTAAAAGAGATTATCACAGATTAATCTACAGTTTATCATTTTTTGCTACGTATTAACGAATCCCTATAGATTTTAACAATTAAAATCATTTTAATTCGTGATATATTTCAAATTCATTTTAATTAACTGTACTTTCGCCAAAAATAAAATCCATTAAAAATGAGTTTAGAACGAGATTTGATGAAACGTAGTGGCGGGAAGTGCGAACTTTCCGGAGCAACAGAAAATTTAAAAGTATACCAAATACTTCCAACCCGAAAAGGAGGCATCGAAGAGAGTATACTTGCCAGTGCAACCTGCATTGAGCAGATTGAAAATCCTGAAAAAACAGACCCTAATCTTTGGAGATGTCTTAATGAAAGCATGTGGAGCGAGCACCTACCCGTTCAGGTTGTGTCATGGAGAATGTTGAGCCGTTTGGGAAAACAGGACCTGTTGGAACAAATGTATCTGGAAGAAGAAGATTTAGCCTGGGCAAAAGCAACCGGAGAAGGTGACGATGACGATACTAAAATTGTACATAAGGACAGTAACGGTGTAACCTTACAAACCGGAGATTCTGTTGTTTTGATTAAAGACCTGAAAGTAAAAGGTTCCAGCATGGTTGCCAAACAGGGAACTGCCGTACGAAACATTCGCCTTGACCACGAAAATGCAGAATATATTGAAGGAAAAGTGGATGGACAGACTATTGTTATTATTACACAATACGTGAAGAAGATATAACTTTTAGATAGCAGATTTCAGATTTGAGACGGCAGAAAGTAGAGAGATGTTTAACATTCTTAATCTGAAATCTGAAATCTGAAATCTGAAATCTGAAATCTGAAATCTGAAATCTGAAATCTGAAATCTGAAATCTGAAATCTGAAATCTGAAATCTGAAATCTGAAATCTGAAATCTGAAATCTGAAATCCCAACTATCCATTATCCACTACCAACTATCAACTATTTAATCACTTGCCTGGCGATTTCAATCTTAAACTTCTTTCCTTTCATCTTTTCATCTTTGATATTTTTAAGAAGTTCTTTTATCTTTTTTGATTTGACCGCTGCGAAAGAAACAAAATCTTTCACTTCAATCAGACCCAAATCACCTTTTTCCAATTTTCCTTTCTGCGAAAAGAACCCGACAATATCAATCTTGTTCAATTTATTCTTCTTCCCTCCGGAAATATATAATGTCTGAAATACCGGAGGCTCCGGCAAAGAAACAGTATTCGCAATATCAAAAACTTTCTGGTTGTAATCAATATAATCCAGCTTCTTTTCGCTTTCATGCACAATTACATAAGCTGTTCCGGAAGCCGTCATCCTTGCCGTACGTCCATTTCGATGTGTAAACTCATCTTCTTTCATTGGGAGATGATAATGGATAACATGTTTCATTTCCGGAATATCCAATCCTCTGGCAGCCAAATCTGTCGTAACCAGATAGCTCACACTTCCATTCCTGAACTGAATTAAGGCGCGCTCCCGCTCCTCCTGGTCCATTCTTCCGTGATAATAAGTCGAATAAATTCCTCTTGCATTCAGTAAATCACTAATTCGTTCAGCGGCATCGCGATGGTTACAGAAGATTAATGCCGATTCACCTAAAGAACAAATCAGTCGGAATAAAGTATTGATTTTGTCTTTTTCTTCAGAAATGACAGTTTTTATAGAAAGATTACTTTTTCCTTCATTATCTGAGGTAAAATCCAAAATTTCAGGATTCACCACCCTTGTATATTTGGGAATTTCAATATCAGAAGTGGCAGAAACCAGAATACGTTTGTCCACTTTTGGCAAACGGGACAAAATAAAAGACATCTCCTCATGGAACCCAAATTGCAACGACTTGTCAAATTCATCTAAAACTACAGTATGTATCTTATCTGTCCTGAATGTTTCCCTGTCAATATGGTCGGCAATTCTTCCGGGTGTTCCAATCAAAACGGCCGGCGGATTACTCAAATTTTTAATTTCCGTTTCCATTGAATGACCACCATAACAAGTATTGACCTTATAGCCTGTACCCATTTTTTTCCAAACCTGTTCAATCTGTAACCCTAGTTCTCTGGATGGCACAATAATCAGGCATTGCACAGAAAGAATTTCAGGCTGTAAGGTTTCAAAAACAGGCAATAAAAAAGCCAGGGTCTTCCCTGAACCTGTTGGCGATAATAATAAAACCGAATTATTCTCTAAAATGGCTTCCTGCGCCGCGAGCTGCATTTCATTCAGGCTTTCAATGCCTAAATTCAAGAGCAGATTGTTGGAATGGTGATTGTTCATGCTGCAAAGGTAATTTTTTAATGATGAATTACGAATTATGAATTACGACCGACACAAATTCGTAATTTTGATATTTTCAAATCAACCTATGAAATATCTTCTTCCAATTTTCTTACTTTCGATTATGGCCAACGCTCAAAATACAGATTTCCTGACTCCTTATGAAAATGGAAATGGAAATCAGACTGCTACTTATGAAGAAACAATCGCCTATTTCCAGCTTTTAGACAAAAATTTCGAAACGATTTCCATGCAGGAAATGGGACTTACCGATTCGGGTGAGCCGCTACATATCATAACCTATAATAGTGACAAGGAGTTTGATTTTGAAAAAATTCAAAAAGACAAGGCTGTCCTTTTAATTAACAATGGCATACATCCGGGTGAACCCGACGGGATAGACGCCACAATGATACTCTTTAGAGATTTGGCTTTAGGAAAAATCAAAATTCCAAAACATTTGGCCATAGTTGCTATTCCTATCTATAATATTGGCGGTGCTTTGAACCGCAACTCTTTTTCGAGAGCCAACCAAAATGGCCCTGAAAGTTATGGTTTCAGAGGAAATGCAAGAAATTATGACCTGAACCGCGATTTTGTGAAGTCTGACACCCGCAATGCCAGAAGTTTTGCCCAGATTTTCCATCTTGCCAATCCTGATATCTTTATCGACAATCATGTCAGTAATGGTGCAGATTACCAATATACGTTCACTTACATTGCCACGCATTATCAGAAACTGGGTGGTAATCTTGGGAAGTTTTGGAATACTGACATGTTGCCCTCTTTATTATCCGACTTAAAAAAGAAAAAAACAGAATCGGTACCCTATGTAAACATTCACGACCAGAAACCTGATGGCGGTTTTGATGCGATGATGGATTATCCAAGATATTCAACCGGTTTTGCATCCATGTTCAACACCATTGGCTCAATGCCCGAAACCCATATGCTGAAAGATTATGCTTCAAGAGTAAAAGTAACCTATGACTATATGGCTTCTACAATTGAATATGCTGATAAGAATCATGCAAAAATCAAGAAACTGCGAAAAGAAAACCTGCAGAATTATCTTCCGGGTCAAAAATATACGCTGCTATGGACACTGGACACGGACAAGGTTTCAAGTATTCCGTTTTTAGGTTATGAAGGAGCTTACAAGCCAAGCGAAATTTCGGGCAAACCGAGACTTTTTTATGACCGTTCCAAACCTTTTAGCAAAAACATCCCCTATCATAAGGAATACAAACCTTTGTTAGAAATACTTATTCCGGAAGCGTATATCGTTCCAAAATCATGGTGGCCTATCATCGAGCTTCTAAAAATCAACAATATTGAAATGACACCTCTTGAAAAAGCTGTTGAACTTGAAGTAGAAAGCTATCGCATTAAAGATTTCAAAACCAGTTCTTCTGCCTACGAAGGCCATTATCCACACCATTCCGTTTCCGTCATTCCTACCAAGAAAAAAGTAACGTTTAAAAAAGGGGACTTTTTAATACAGACACTGCAACCTGGTGTTAAATATCTGTTGGAAACTTTAGAGCCGCAAGGTAATGACTCTTATTTTGCATGGAATTTTTTCGATTCGTTATTGCAACAGAAAGAATATTTTTCAGCTTATGTCTTTGAAGACCTTGCCAAACAATTACTGGATAAAAATCCGGAAATGAAAGCCGAATTTGAAAAGAAAAAATCAGAGGACTCAAAATTTTCGGATTCAGGCGAAGCCCAATTGGACTGGATTTACCGCCATTCCGATTACTATGAAAAAACACATATGGAATACCCGGTTTTCAGGGTAATGGCACCAATTAAACAGTAATAAAAAAGCTCCTATTTCTGGAGCTTTTCTGTTTCAAATAATAGCTTGATATTTTCGTAAGAGTTTTTTAACGCTTCCTGAATCTGCTCGGGATTGAGCCAGGCCACTTTTTCTATTCCTTCTTCTTCCTGAGGTTTGGGAGTTCCTTCAAAATTAGTTTTCATTTCAAACCAATGGGTAATCTTTAGCTTATACCTTCCATTGCGAATAAAAACATGATACGTTTTTTGAAGTTTTTTTGTTATTGACAAACCGGACACGCCTGTTTCTTCACTAACTTCACGGATTGCCGTATTTTCAATCTCCTCTCCTTTTTCTATACCACCTTTAGGCAAATCCCATTTCCCGTTTCTGAAGATAAAAAGCACCTCGCCTTTTTTATTATAAACCAATCCGCCCCCGGCCTTATTCACCGGAATCTTTTCTTTCAGCTTTTTCATA
This genomic interval carries:
- a CDS encoding DoxX family protein; translated protein: METIKIKKLNKWANSHTSYPIDILRIALGVFLFLKGVTFIKESHRLIDLLAPLGNFDGGMFIYHYVVAAHIMGGIMIVFGLLTRWSIWAQLPILIGAVLINFAGPMVVMNLIVSLITLIVCVFFLMYGSGKHSLDYYFKMQK
- a CDS encoding RluA family pseudouridine synthase, whose amino-acid sequence is MIDNPIADEALDDELFEHYRFEAAKGQSPLRVDKFLMNLVENATRNKIQQAATAGNIYVNDVPVKSNYKVKAFDVVRVLLSHPPFENLILPENIPLDIVYEDEALIVINKPAGLVVHPGHGNYTGTLVNALAYHFENLPLNSSERPGLVHRIDKDTSGLLVVAKTDQAMAFLAKQFEEKTSEREYVALVWGNIAEDEGTVTGDIARHAKDRMQMAVVPDGEGKHAVTHYKVLERFGYVTLVSCKLETGRTHQIRVHMKHIGHTLFNDERYGGNLILKGTTFTKYKQFIDNCFKILPRQALHAKTLGFMHPTTKEFMSFDTELPEDMKECIAKWRVYSNSHTVEEED
- a CDS encoding PASTA domain-containing protein — protein: MTLRQYLTSKSFFKQLLLAFGIVIVLVFLLLQWLSYATDHGNEITVPDLRKLTEQQVEEKLDELNLEYVLLDTVDYNKDFPKYTVVQQDPLPGSKVKDGRKIYIKVNSADFRMVTMPDLIEKTLRQTESSLMALGLEVGKKTYKPYLGKDMVLEMYADGKKLKVGDKVKKASKIDLVLGDGKVGFEESETDTIKNTDTETAE
- a CDS encoding D-alanine--D-alanine ligase; its protein translation is MNIAVVMGGYSDESVISLRSGQLILNNLDKNKYKTFEVHILLDGWNVIIGEEKFPIDKSDFTFTQNGIKTKFDAIVNTIHGTPGEDGHMQAYWELLEIPYSGCNFYQSALTFNKRDTLSVLSKFNIPKAKSIYLSKGGAINAEEIKTELGLPFFVKPNQSGSSLGVSKVNDLSEFDKALDFAFAEDSDILIESYLKGTEVSVGVLNYKGETKVLGLTEIVPHNDFFDYEAKYLGKSDEITPARLSAEVEQKVRETAAKVYEALGMSGFSRTDFIVMDGIPHFIEMNTNPGLSGQSIFPQQAAYAKIAFSDLLDNEIELALKRKLLWRK
- the coaD gene encoding pantetheine-phosphate adenylyltransferase, producing MEKIAVFPGSFDPITLGHYDIIKRSIPLFDKIIVAIGVNADKKYMFSLDERKRFIEECFENHPSVSVTTYEGLTIDFCKKVNAKFILRGLRNPADFEFEKAIAHTNRKLSKIETVFLLTAANTSYISSSIVRDVIRNGGEYELLVPDSVRVK
- a CDS encoding PhnA domain-containing protein, which translates into the protein MSLERDLMKRSGGKCELSGATENLKVYQILPTRKGGIEESILASATCIEQIENPEKTDPNLWRCLNESMWSEHLPVQVVSWRMLSRLGKQDLLEQMYLEEEDLAWAKATGEGDDDDTKIVHKDSNGVTLQTGDSVVLIKDLKVKGSSMVAKQGTAVRNIRLDHENAEYIEGKVDGQTIVIITQYVKKI
- a CDS encoding DEAD/DEAH box helicase, which gives rise to MNNHHSNNLLLNLGIESLNEMQLAAQEAILENNSVLLLSPTGSGKTLAFLLPVFETLQPEILSVQCLIIVPSRELGLQIEQVWKKMGTGYKVNTCYGGHSMETEIKNLSNPPAVLIGTPGRIADHIDRETFRTDKIHTVVLDEFDKSLQFGFHEEMSFILSRLPKVDKRILVSATSDIEIPKYTRVVNPEILDFTSDNEGKSNLSIKTVISEEKDKINTLFRLICSLGESALIFCNHRDAAERISDLLNARGIYSTYYHGRMDQEERERALIQFRNGSVSYLVTTDLAARGLDIPEMKHVIHYHLPMKEDEFTHRNGRTARMTASGTAYVIVHESEKKLDYIDYNQKVFDIANTVSLPEPPVFQTLYISGGKKNKLNKIDIVGFFSQKGKLEKGDLGLIEVKDFVSFAAVKSKKIKELLKNIKDEKMKGKKFKIEIARQVIK
- a CDS encoding M14 family metallopeptidase produces the protein MKYLLPIFLLSIMANAQNTDFLTPYENGNGNQTATYEETIAYFQLLDKNFETISMQEMGLTDSGEPLHIITYNSDKEFDFEKIQKDKAVLLINNGIHPGEPDGIDATMILFRDLALGKIKIPKHLAIVAIPIYNIGGALNRNSFSRANQNGPESYGFRGNARNYDLNRDFVKSDTRNARSFAQIFHLANPDIFIDNHVSNGADYQYTFTYIATHYQKLGGNLGKFWNTDMLPSLLSDLKKKKTESVPYVNIHDQKPDGGFDAMMDYPRYSTGFASMFNTIGSMPETHMLKDYASRVKVTYDYMASTIEYADKNHAKIKKLRKENLQNYLPGQKYTLLWTLDTDKVSSIPFLGYEGAYKPSEISGKPRLFYDRSKPFSKNIPYHKEYKPLLEILIPEAYIVPKSWWPIIELLKINNIEMTPLEKAVELEVESYRIKDFKTSSSAYEGHYPHHSVSVIPTKKKVTFKKGDFLIQTLQPGVKYLLETLEPQGNDSYFAWNFFDSLLQQKEYFSAYVFEDLAKQLLDKNPEMKAEFEKKKSEDSKFSDSGEAQLDWIYRHSDYYEKTHMEYPVFRVMAPIKQ
- a CDS encoding NUDIX hydrolase, whose translation is MYKVFVNDKPLFLTNEIVKETDFQFFLLESVDIHQLIVKMFQNKIQKAYLYHPDEKEIMKKLKEKIPVNKAGGGLVYNKKGEVLFIFRNGKWDLPKGGIEKGEEIENTAIREVSEETGVSGLSITKKLQKTYHVFIRNGRYKLKITHWFEMKTNFEGTPKPQEEEGIEKVAWLNPEQIQEALKNSYENIKLLFETEKLQK